In Citrus sinensis cultivar Valencia sweet orange chromosome 2, DVS_A1.0, whole genome shotgun sequence, a single genomic region encodes these proteins:
- the LOC102617735 gene encoding COP9 signalosome complex subunit 2, producing the protein MGSDADMEDYGFEYSDEEPEEQDVDIENQYYNSKGLVETDPEGALAGFAEVVAMEPEKAEWGFKALKQTVKLYYRLGKYKEMMDAYREMLTYIKSAVTRNYSEKCINNIMDFVSGSASQNFSLLQEFYQTTLKALEEAKNERLWFKTNLKLCKIWFDMGEYGRMSKILKELHKSCQREDGTDDQKKGSQLLEVYAIEIQMYTETKNNKKLKQLYQKALAIKSAIPHPRIMGIIRECGGKMHMAERQWADAATDFFEAFKNYDEAGNQRRIQCLKYLVLANMLMESQVNPFDGQEAKPYKNDPEILAMTNLIAAYQRNEIIEFEKILKSNRKTIMDDPFIRNYIEDLLKNVRTQVLLKLIKPYTRIRIPFISKELNVPEKDVEQLLVSLILDNRIDGHIDQVNRLLERGDRSKGMKKYTAIDKWNSQLRSLYQTVSNRVS; encoded by the exons ATGGGTTCAG ATGCGGATATGGAGGATTATGGGTTTGAATACTCAGATGAGGAGCCTGAAGAGCAGGATGTCGACATCGAGAATCAATATTACAACTCCAAag GTTTGGTTGAAACGGATCCAGAAGGGGCACTTGCTGGTTTTGCTGAAGTAGTTGCCATGGAACCTGAGAAGGCTGAGTG GGGATTCAAAGCACTGAAGCAAACTGTAAAGCTCTATTATCGGCTAGGGAAGTATAAAGAAATGATGGATGCTTATAGGGAGATGTTAACATATATCAAATCTGCAGTGACACGAAACTACAGTGAGAAGTGCATAAACAACATAATGGATTTTGTTTCTGGATCTGCAAGTCAGAATTTCAGTCTCCTGCAAGAATTTTATCAGACCACTTTGAAGGCTCTTGAAGAGGCTAAGAATGAG AGGCTTTGGTTCAAGACGAATCTTAAGCTTTGCAAAATCTGGTTCGATATGGGTGAATATGGGCGAATGAGTAAG ATTTTGAAGGAACTTCATAAATCTTGTCAAAGAGAAGATGGGACAGATGATCAAAAGAAAGGAAGTCAACTTCTGGAGGTCTATGCAATCGAGATTCAAATGTACACTGAAAccaaaaataacaagaagCTAAAG CAATTATACCAGAAAGCTCTTGCTATCAAGTCAGCCATACCACATCCAAGGATCATGGGAATAATTCGTGAATGTGGTGGGAAGATGCACATGGCAGAACGTCAATGGGCAGATGCAGCAACTGATTTCTTTGAAGCATTTAAGAACTATGACGAAGCAGGGAACCAGAGGCGTATTCAATGCTTGAA GTATCTGGTTCTGGCGAATATGCTGATGGAATCTCAAGTGAATCCATTTGATGGACAAGAGGCAAAGCC ATATAAGAATGATCCTGAGATTCTGGCTATGACAAATCTGATCGCAGCATACCAAAGAAATGAGATAATAGAGTTTGAAAAAATCCTCAAG AGCAACAGAAAGACTATCATGGATGATCCATTTATTCGGAATTACATTGAAGATCTGTTGAAGAATGTCAGGACTCAAGTCTTGCTTAAGCTTATCAAGCCCTACACAAGGATCCGGATCCCCTTCATATCTAAG GAGCTCAATGTGCCAGAAAAAGATGTTGAGCAGTTGTTGGTTTCACTTATTCTGGATAATCGAATTGACGGACATATTGATCAAGTGAACCGGCTATTAGAGCGAGGAGACAG GTCAAAGGGAATGAAGAAGTATACTGCCATAGACAAATGGAACTCGCAGCTAAGGTCTCTGTATCAAACTGTCAGCAATCGAGTGTCTTGA